From one Populus alba chromosome 17, ASM523922v2, whole genome shotgun sequence genomic stretch:
- the LOC118032448 gene encoding putative disease resistance RPP13-like protein 1 — protein MVGPSFLYIERKRIHCVKDKHTRSRLPRVFYLAYHSLSHNHSLTLSQKSTKAPAFHNSFSHIFPPSPLLQKSTMSLELIGGSILSALIEVLVDRLASREVLGFFQSHKLDDGLLEKLNETLNTVNGLLDDAEEKQITNRAVKKWLNDVKHAVYEAEDISEEIDYEYLRSKDTDAPRPDSNWVKDLFPFLNPANRRMKEMEAELQKILEKLERLLKHKGDLRHIECTGGWRPLSEKTTPLVNEPDVYGRDADKEAIMECLLTQHKTDGSNLVVVPIVGMGGIGKTTLAQLIYNDERVDQCFKLKAWVWASQQFDVARIIKDILDKINASTCRTKEPDESLMEAVKGKKLLLVLDDAWNIKYNEWDKLLLPLRYVEHGSKIVVTTRNEDVAKVTQTVIPSHRLDVISDEDCWKLFARDAFSGVNSGAVLQLKACGREIARKCKGLPLAAKTLGGLLHSIGDVKQWEKISNSSLWGSSNENIPPALTLSYYYLPSHLKRCFAYCAIFPKGYVFKKDGLITEWMAHGFLFQPRGVEEMEEIGEKYFDDLVSRSLFQQSLYAPSHFSMHDIISDLAEYVSGEFCFKLGINESGSGLEGEHSCTLLERTRYLSITSVKAYDRGLRIFRSIHGVQHLRALFPLHFFRKADSEALNDILPNLKRLRKLSLFHLKDISSQLLNSIGKLKHLRHLDLSCTAIESLPDSVCTLYYLQSLLLKECRHLMELPSNLSNLVDLQHLDIEGTNLKEMPPKIGKLTKLRILESYIVGKDSGSSMKELGKLSHIRKKLSIRNLRDVANAQDALDANLKGKKKIEELGLTWDGSTDDTPHERDVLEILEPSENLKQLAINGYGGTTFPGWLGNSSFSNMVVLFLYGCKNCILLPPVGQLPSLEELHIEGFDDVVAVSSEFYGSDPSIEKPFKSLKILKFEGMRNWQEWKTDVAGAFPHLAELRIRHCPKLTNALPSHLPCLLKLSIRECPKLVVSIPEAPMLGVINVSEGDERRIFGLSDQPPTPCLHFRQDPQLKGMEQMSRLDPSSFTCIKIERCSSFKCCQLDLLPQVSTLTIEHCLNLESLCIGERPVLALYHLTISHCPNLVSFRKGGLAAPDLTRLVLEGCSNLKSLPENMHSLLPSLQNLQLISLPEVDSFPEGGLPSNLNTLWIVDCIKLKVCGLQALPSLSRFMFTGNDVESFDEETLPSTLTTLDINRLENLKSLDYNELHHLTSLQRLSIEGCPKLKSISEQALPSSLEYLYLRNLESLDYMGLHHLTSLDTLKIDSCPKLEIISEQVLPSSLEYQGLHHLTSLRNLSIESYPKLEHIPEQALPSSLECLYLCKLESLDYIGLNHLTSLHNLKIGSCPKLESLQGLPSSLEFLQLWNQQDRDYKELRQLTSLRKMKIRRSLKLESLQKGTLPSSLEDLEIWDLEDLEYKGFQHLTSLRKLHICGSPKLESVPGEKLPSSLVSLQISGLINLKSVMGLQHLTSLRELIIRDCPNLEYVPREWLTHFRYRDIRRCRLLSLLRPSLLAEK, from the exons ATGGTGGGCCCATCATTTCTATACATTGAGAGAAAACGCATACACTGCGTCAAGGACAAACACACTCGAAGCCGGCTTCCTCGAGTTTTCTATTTGGCTTATCATTCTCTCTCACATAATCACTCTCTCACCCTTTCGCAAAAATCCACCAAGGCTCCTGCTTTCCACAACTCCTTCTCTCACATATTCCCACCCTCACCCCTTCTGCAAAAATCCACCATGTCTCTGGAGTTGATCGGAGGATCAATTCTCTCTGCTCTCATTGAGGTTCTGGTCGACAGGTTGGCCTCTCGTGAGGTTCTGGGCTTCTTCCAAAGCCACAAACTCGATGATGGTCTTCTGGAAAAGCTGAATGAAACACTGAATACTGTCAACGGACTACTCGACGATGCGGAGGAGAAGCAGATTACAAATCGTGCTGTGAAGAAGTGGCTTAATGATGTTAAACACGCTGTCTATGAAGCTGAGGACATATCGGAGGAGATTGATTATGAATATCTACGATCCAAGGACACTGATGCCCCTCGACCTGACAGCAATTGG GTAAAGGATCTTTTTCCATTTCTAAATCCAGCAAATAGAAGGATGAAAGAGATGGAAGCAGAGTTACAAAAGATCCTTGAGAAGCTTGAACGTTTACTTAAACACAAGGGTGATCTGCGCCACATAGAATGTACTGGTGGATGGAGACCACTGTCAGAGAAAACAACTCCACTGGTTAATGAACCTGATGTATATGGAAGGGACGCTGATAAGGAAGCCATAATGGAGTGCTTGTTGACACAACACAAGACAGATGGCTCAAATTTAGTTGTGGTTCCTATTGTGGGCATGGGCGGGATTGGTAAAACCACTCTTGCTCAGCTTATCTACAACGACGAAAGGGTAGATCAGTGCTTTAAACTCAAAGCCTGGGTCTGGGCTTCCCAACAATTTGATGTTGCCAGGATTATTAAGGATATTCTTGATAAGATCAACGCAAGTACTTGCCGCACCAAAGAACCAGATGAATCTCTAATGGAGGCAGTGAAAGGGAAGaaacttctacttgttctagatgacGCGTGGAACATCAAGTACAATGAATGGGATAAACTACTGCTACCTTTGCGGTATGTGGAGCACGGAAGTAAGATTGTCGTGACAACACGGAATGAAGATGTAGCAAAAGTCACGCAAACAGTCATCCCCTCTCACCGCTTGGATGTAATAAGCGATGAAGATTGCTGGAAATTGTTTGCAAGGGATGCATTTAGTGGTGTAAATTCTGGAGCAGTCTTACAATTGAAAGCATGTGGCAGAGAAATAGCGAGAAAGTGCAAAGGTTTACCGCTGGCAGCGAAAACGCTTGGGGGTCTTTTGCACTCCATAGGAGATGTCAAGCAATGGGAGAAGATATCCAATAGCAGTTTGTGGGGTTCGTCGAATGAAAACATCCCTCCAGCTCTGACTTTGAGCTATTATTATCTCCCTTCACACCTGAAACGTTGTTTTGCTTATTGTGCAATATTTCCCAAGGGTTACGTATTCAAGAAGGATGGATTAATCACTGAATGGATGGCACATGGTTTTTTATTCCAGCCCAGAGGCGTTGAGGAGATGGAAGAAAtaggtgaaaaatactttgatgatCTTGTCTCCAGGTCACTTTTCCAGCAATCACTTTATGCTCCATCACATTTCAGCATGCATGACATCATAAGTGATTTAGCTGAATACGTGTCAGGAGAATTTTGCTTTAAGCTTGGTATTAATGAATCGGGCTCTGGGTTGGAGGGTGAACATTCATGCACGCTTCTAGAAAGGACTCGTTATTTATCAATCACTTCAGTGAAAGCATATGACAGAGGACTTCGGATATTTCGTAGCATTCATGGAGTCCAACATTTGCGCGCTTTGTTTCCACTGCATTTTTTTAGGAAAGCTGATAGTGAGGCACTGAATGACATCTTGCCAAATCTTAAGCGCTTGCGAAAGCTATCTTTATTTCATCTAAAAGATATTTCTTCTCAGTTGCTCAATTCCATTGGCAAGTTGAAACATTTGCGGCACTTGGACCTTTCTTGCACCGCCATTGAAAGTTTACCTGATAGTGTGTGCACCTTGTACTATTTGCAAAGCTTATTGTTAAAGGAGTGCCGACATCTCATGGAGTTGCCATCCAACCTTTCCAACTTGGTCGACTTACAACATCTTGATATTGAAGGGACAAATTTGAAAGAGATGCCACCAAAAATAGGAAAACTCACGAAGCTTCGAATTTTGGAATCTTACATCGTGGGAAAAGATAGCGGGTCTAGCATGAAAGAGTTGGGGAAGCTCTCACATATAAGGAAAAAACTTTCTATTCGGAATCTCAGAGATGTTGCAAATGCTCAAGATGCTTTGGATGCCAATTTGAAGGgtaagaagaagattgaggaGTTGGGGTTGACGTGGGATGGCAGTACGGATGACACACCACACGAGAGAGATGTACTTGAGATATTGGAGCCTTCTGAAAATTTGAAACAGCTTGCCATTAATGGTTACGGGGGTACAACGTTTCCAGGCTGGCTTGGAAACTCTTCTTTCTCAAATATGGTAGTGTTGTTTCTTTATGGATGTAAGAACTGCATCCTCTTACCACCAGTGGGGCAGCTGCCATCTCTTGAAGAGCTCCATATTGAAGGATTTGATGATGTCGTGGCAGTTAGTTCTGAGTTCTATGGAAGTGACCCTTCGATTGAGAAGCCATTTAAATCcctcaaaatattaaagtttgaggGGATGCGAAACTGGCAGGAATGGAAAACAGATGTAGCTGGTGCTTTCCCTCATCTTGCAGAGCTCCGAATAAGACATTGCCCCAAGTTAACAAATGCCTTGCCTAGTCACCTTCCATGTTTATTGAAGCTTTCTATTCGAGAATGTCCAAAGCTTGTGGTTTCAATTCCAGAGGCACCCATGCTCGGCGTAATCAATGTATCTGAGGGCGATGAAAGACGTATATTTGGGTTATCAGATCAACCACCCACGCCGTGCCTACATTTTAGACAAGATCCCCAGCTGAAGGGCATGGAGCAAATGAGTCGTTTGGATCCCTCTTCTTTCACTTGTATCAAAATCGAGAGATGTAGTTCATTTAAGTGCTGCCAGCTAGACCTTTTACCCCAGGTATCCACACTTACCATTGAACATTGTCTCAATCTGGAATCCCTTTGTATAGGCGAGAGACCTGTCCTTGCTCTCTATCATCTGACAATCAGTCACTGTCCGAATTTGGTGTCTTTCCGCAAAGGAGGACTAGCTGCCCCAGATTTGACAAGGCTTGTGTTAGAGGGTTGCTCAAATTTGAAGTCGTTGCCGGAAAACATGCATTCCCTCCTCCCTTCCCTACAGAATTTGCAATTGATCTCACTTCCAGAAGTTGATTCGTTTCCTGAAGGAGGTTTACCCTCCAATTTAAACACACTTTGGATTGTGGATTGTATCAAACTCAAGGTATGTGGTTTGCAAGCACTCCCTTCTCTTTCACGCTTCATGTTTACTGGGAACGATGTGGAGTCTTTTGACGAGGAGACGTTGCCCTCTACTCTTACAACCCTTGATATCAATCGTCTGGAAAACCTAAAATCTCTGGACTATAACGAGCTTCATCACCTCACATCTCTTCAGAGATTGAGTATCGAGGGTTGCCCCAAGCTTAAGTCCATATCAGAGCAGGCGCTTCCCTCCTCCCTTGAATACCTTTATCTCAGAAATCTAGAATCTCTAGACTACATGGGGCTTCATCACCTCACCTCTCTTGACACATTGAAGATCGATAGTTGCCCTAAACTTGAGATCATATCAGAACAGGTGCTGCCCTCCTCCCTTGAATACCAGGGGCTTCATCACCTCACCTCTCTTAGAAATTTGAGTATTGAGAGTTACCCTAAACTTGAGCACATACCAGAACAGGCGCTGCCCTCCTCCCTTGAATGCCTTTATCTCTGTAAACTGGAATCTCTGGACTACATTGGGCTTAATCACCTCACCTCTCTTCACAATTTGAAGATCGGGAGTTGTCCTAAACTTGAATCATTGCAGGGGCTGCCTTCCTCCCTTGAATTCCTTCAGTTATGGAATCAGCAAGACCGGGACTACAAGGAGCTTCGGCAGCTCACCTCTCTTCGCAAAATGAAGATACGGAGGAGCCTCAAGCTTGAGTCCCTTCAAAAAGGCACACTTCCCTCCTCCCTTGAAGACCTTGAAATATGGGATTTGGAAGATCTGGAATATAAAGGGTTTCAGCACCTCACCTCTCTTCGTAAATTACATATCTGTGGTTCTCCTAAGCTCGAATCCGTGCCAGGAGAGAAGCTGCCCTCCTCCCTTGTATCTCTTCAAATATCAGGTCTAATAAATCTGAAATCTGTAATGGGGCTTCAGCACCTCACCTCTCTTCGCGAACTGATTATCCGGGATTGTCCTAATCTCGAGTACGTGCCAAGAGAATGGCTGACCCATTTCCGATATAGGGATATCAGACGTTGTCGTTTACTTAGTTTACTAAGGCCAAGTTTGTTGGCAGAAaaatag
- the LOC118032447 gene encoding putative disease resistance RPP13-like protein 1, translating into MAVEYIGGSILSAVIEVLSEKVTAPEILGFFKSHKLNDGLLGKLKETLNTLNGLLDDAEEKQITKPAVQRWLNDARHAVYEAEDLMEVIEYEHLRSKDIKAASRSVRNRVRNLFPILNPANKRMKEMEAELQKIYEKLERLVKHKGDLRYIEGTGGWRPLSEKTTPVVDESHVYGREADKEAIMKYLLTKNNTDGANVGVIPIVGMGGVGKTTLAQLIYKDRRVDECFELKAWVWASQQFDVTRIVDDILKKINGGTCGTKEPDESLMEALKGKKLLLVLDDAWNIVYNEWVKLLLPLQYAEPGSKIVVTTRNEDVAKVTQTVIPSHRLNVISDEDCWQLFARHAFSSANSGAFSHLETFGREIARKCKGLPLAAKTLGGLLHSEGDVKEWEQISNSNMWGLSNENIPPALTLSYYYLPSHLKRCFAYCAIFPKGYVFEKNQVITSWMAQGFLVQSRGVEEMEEIGDKYFNDLVSRSLFQQSLYAPSYFSMHDLTSDLAEYMSGEFCFKFIMDGESGSGLEGENSCTLPERTRHLSITSTLCDGVSKIFPRIHGVQHLRTLSPLTYVGGIDSGVLNDMLTNLKRLRTLSLYRWSYKSSQLPNSIGNLKHLRHLDLSQTLIKRLPESVSTLYYLQTLLLRECRNLMELPSNISNLVDLQHLDIEGTNLKEMPPKMGKLTKLRTLQYYIVGKESGSSMKELGKLSHIRRKLSIRNLRDVANAQDALDANLKGKKKIEKLRLIWGGNTDDTQHERDVLEKLEPSENVKQLVITGYGGTMFPGWFGNSSFSNMVALTLSGCKNCISLPPLGQLSSLEELQIKGFDEVVAVGSEFYGSDSSMEKPFKSLKILKFEGMRKWQEWNTDVAGAFPHLAKLLIAGCPELTNGLPNHLPSLLILEIRACPQLVVSIPEAPLLTEINVFDGSSGRINASVLYGGGRCLQFREYPQLKGMEQMSHVDPSSFTDVEIDRCSSFNSCRLDLLPQVSTLTVKQCLNLESLCIGERSLPALRHLTVRHCPNLVSFPRGGLAAPDLTSLVLEGCLYLKSLPENMHSLLPSLEDLQLRSLPEVDSFPEGGLPSKLHTLCIVDCIKLKVCGLQALPSLSCFRFTGNDVESFDEETLPSTLTTLKIKRLGNLKSLDHKGLHHLTSLRKLSIQGCPKLESISEQALPSSLEYLHVMTLESLDYMGLQHITSLRRLKIWNCPKLASLQGLPPSLECLQLWDQRGRDYKELQHLTSLRTLILKSPKLESLPEDMLPSSLENLEILNLEDLQYKGLRHLTSLRKLRISSSPKLESVPGEGLPSSLVSLQISDLRNLKSLNYTGLQHFTSLRKLLISHSPKLEFMPEEGLPSSLEYLKIIDCPLLATRCERETGENWPKISHISSIKISN; encoded by the exons ATGGCTGTGGAGTacattggaggatcaattctctcCGCTGTCATTGAGGTTCTGAGCGAGAAGGTGACCGCTCCTGAGATTCTGGGCTTCTTCAAAAGCCACAAGCTCAATGATGGTCTTCTGGGAAAGTTGAAAGAAACTCTGAATACTCTCAACGGACTTCTCGACGACGCGGAGGAGAAGCAGATTACCAAGCCTGCTGTGCAGAGGTGGCTTAATGATGCTAGACATGCTGTGTATGAAGCTGAGGACTTAATGGAGGTGATTGAATATGAACATCTACGATCCAAGGATATTAAAGCTGCCTCTCGAAGTGTGAGGAATCGG GTAAGGAATTTGTTTCCAATTCTTAATCCAGCtaataaaaggatgaaagagATGGAAGCAGAGTTGCAAAAGATCTATGAGAAGCTTGAACGTTTAGTTAAACACAAGGGTGATCTGCGCTACATAGAAGGTACTGGTGGATGGAGACCATTGTCAGAGAAAACAACTCCTGTAGTTGATGAATCTCATGTATATGGAAGGGAAGCTGATAAGGAAGCCATAATGAAGTACTTGTTGACAAAAAACAATACAGATGGTGCAAATGTAGGTGTGATTCCTATTGTGGGCATGGGAGGGGTTGGTAAAACCACTCTTGCTCAGCTTATCTACAAAGACAGAAGGGTAGATGAGTGCTTCGAGCTCAAAGCCTGGGTCTGGGCTTCGCAACAATTTGATGTCACCAGGATAGTTGATGATATTCTTAAGAAGATCAACGGAGGTACTTGCGGCACCAAAGAACCAGATGAATCTCTAATGGAGgcattgaaagggaaaaaacttctacttgttctagatgatGCGTGGAACATTGTGTACAACGAATGGGTTAAATTACTGCTGCCTTTGCAGTATGCAGAGCCTGGAAGTAAGATTGTCGTGACAACACGGAATGAAGATGTAGCAAAAGTCACGCAAACTGTCATCCCCTCTCACCGCTTGAATGTAATCAGCGATGAAGATTGCTGGCAGTTGTTTGCAAGGCATGCATTTAGCAGTGCAAATTCTGGAGCATTCTCACACTTGGAAACATTTGGCAGAGAAATAGCGAGAAAGTGCAAAGGTTTACCGCTGGCTGCGAAAACTCTTGGGGGTCTTTTGCATTCCGAAGGAGATGTCAAGGAATGGGAGCAGATATCCAATAGCAACATGTGGGGTTTGTCGAATGAAAACATCCCTCCAGCTCTAACATTGAGCTATTATTATCTCCCTTCACACCTCAAACGTTGTTTTGCTTATTGTGCAATATTTCCCAAGGGTTACGTATTTGAGAAGAATCAAGTAATCACTTCATGGATGGCACAAGGTTTTCTAGTCCAGTCCAGAGGTGTTGAGGAGATGGAAGAAATAGGTGACAAATACTTCAATGACCTTGTCTCTAGGTCATTGTTTCAGCAATCACTTTACGCCCCATCATATTTCAGCATGCACGACCTCACAAGTGATCTAGCTGAATACATGTCAGGAGAATTCTGCTTTAAGTTTATTATGGATGGAGAATCGGGCTCTGGGTTGGAGGGTGAAAATTCATGCACGCTTCCAGAAAGGACTCGTCATTTATCAATCACTTCAACACTATGTGATGGGGTCTCTAAGATATTTCCTCGCATTCATGGAGTCCAACATTTGCGCACCTTGTCTCCACTAACATACGTGGGGGGGATTGATAGTGGGGTGCTGAATGACATGTTGACAAATCTTAAGCGCTTGCGAACGCTATCTTTATATCGGTGGAGCTATAAATCTTCTCAGTTGCCCAATTCCATCGGCAACTTGAAACATTTGCGGCACTTGGACCTTTCTCAGACATTAATTAAACGGTTGCCCGAAAGTGTGAGCACCTTGTACTATCTGCAAACTCTATTGTTAAGAGAGTGTCGAAATCTCATGGAGTTGCCATCCAACATTTCGAACTTGGTCGACTTACAACATCTTGATATTGAAGGGACAAATTTGAAAGAGATGCCACCAAAAATGGGGAAACTCACAAAGCTTCGAACTTTGCAATATTACATTGTGGGAAAAGAGAGTGGGTCTAGCATGAAAGAGCTGGGGAAGCTCTCACATATAAGGAGAAAACTTTCTATTCGGAATCTCAGAGATGTTGCAAATGCTCAAGATGCTTTGGATGCCAATTTGAAGGgtaagaagaagattgagaagCTGAGGTTGATATGGGGTGGGAATACGGATGACACACAACATGAGAGAGACGTGCTTGAGAAATTGGAGCCTTCTGAAAATGTGAAACAGCTTGTCATTACTGGTTATGGGGGTACGATGTTTCCCGGTTGGTTTGGAAACTCTTCCTTCTCAAATATGGTAGCGTTGACACTTTCTGGATGTAAGAACTGCATCTCCTTACCACCACTGGGGCAGCTTTCATCTCTAGAAGAGCTCCAAATTAAAGGATTTGATGAAGTCGTGGCAGTTGGCTCTGAGTTCTATGGAAGTGACTCTTCGATGGAGAAGCCATTTAAATCcctcaaaatattaaagttcGAGGGGATGAGAAAATGGCAGGAATGGAATACAGATGTAGCTGGTGCTTTCCCTCATCTTGCAAAGCTCTTGATAGCAGGTTGTCCCGAGTTAACAAATGGCTTGCCTAATCACCTTCCTTCTTTATTGATACTTGAGATTCGAGCGTGTCCGCAGCTTGTGGTTTCAATTCCAGAGGCTCCCCTGCTCACCGAAATCAATGTATTTGATGGTTCTAGTGGTCGTATAAATGCATCGGTATTATATGGCGGTGGGCGGTGCCTTCAATTTAGAGAATATCCCCAGCTAAAGGGAATGGAGCAAATGAGTCATGTGGATCCCTCTTCTTTCACAGATGTTGAAATCGATAGATGTAGTTCATTTAACTCCTGCCGGCTAGACCTTTTACCCCAGGTATCCACACTTACAGTCAAACAATGTCTCAATCTCGAATCTCTTTGTATAGGCGAGAGATCTCTTCCTGCTCTCCGTCATTTGACTGTCAGACACTGTCCTAATTTGGTGTCTTTCCCCCGAGGAGGACTAGCTGCACCAGATTTGACAAGCCTTGTGTTAGAGGGTTGCTTATATTTGAAGTCTTTGCCAGAAAACATGCATTCCCTCCTCCCTTCCCTTGAGGATTTGCAATTAAGATCACTTCCAGAAGTTGATTCGTTTCCTGAAGGAGGTTTGCCCTCCAAATTACACACACTTTGCATTGTGGATTGTATCAAGCTCAAGGTATGTGGTTTGCAAGCACTCCCTTCTCTTTCATGCTTCAGATTTACTGGGAACGATGTGGAGTCTTTTGACGAGGAGACGTTGCCCTCTACTCTCACAACCCTTAAAATCAAACGTCTGGGAAATCTGAAGTCTCTTGACCATAAGGGGCTTCATCATCTCACCTCTCTTAGGAAATTGAGTATCCAGGGTTGCCCTAAGCTTGAGTCCATATCAGAGCAGGCGCTTCCCTCCTCCCTTGAATACCTTCATGTCATGACACTGGAATCTCTGGACTACATGGGGCTTCAGCACATCACCTCTCTTCGCAGATTGAAGATCTGGAATTGTCCAAAGCTTGCATCTTTGCAGGGGCTGCCTCCCTCCCTTGAATGCCTTCAATTATGGGATCAACGAGGTCGGGACTACAAGGAGCTTCAGCACCTCACCTCTCTTCGCACATTGATTCTCAAGAGTCCTAAGCTGGAGTCCCTTCCAGAAGACATGCTTCCCTCCTCCCTTGAAAACCTTGAAATCTTGAATCTTGAAGATCTGCAATATAAGGGGCTTCGGCACCTCACCTCCCTTCGTAAATTACGTATCTCTAGTTCTCCCAAGCTTGAGTCCGTGCCAGGTGAGGGGCTGCCCTCCTCCCTTGTATCTCTTCAAATCTCAGATCTCAGAAATCTTAAATCTCTGAACTATACGGGGCTTCAACACTTCACCTCTCTTCGCAAATTGTTGATCTCGCATTCTCCTAAGCTTGAGTTCATGCCAGAAGAAGGGCTGCCCTCCTCCCTTGAATATCTTAAGATTATCGATTGTCCTTTGCTGGCCACAAGGTGTGAAAGGGAGACGGGGGAAAATTGGCCCAAAATTTCTCACATCAGCAGtataaaaatttctaattaG